One region of Deinococcus wulumuqiensis R12 genomic DNA includes:
- a CDS encoding DUF4396 domain-containing protein, with protein MLTFIQPIDPFVLGWLALCILSALYVAYDQFRNNPEPTVMRWAFILTTLYMGPIGLLLYVMADKEPKPGTHEQFTRPLWKQGVGSTMHCVAGDATGIILSALIVISLGLPMKWDLVVEYLAGFMVGLFVFQALFMKSSMGGSYWENVKRSFLPELISMNFMMAGMAPVMVFLMMGRDMRAMQPTEPLFWAVMSLGVIAGFALAYPVNVWMVSRNMKHGLMTERPSGSRFDVPSQPLEPQNVNHLNRSQGKVVQAPQGHEAAGSASHAGHHLPEQDHAQMNHAEHAAHVQVTQAHAHMGHGTPPQQAAASSPDHAAMGHESHQMQPNVTRPQLLSVGLISGLLLLLGMTWPATKVNVNIAAHEVGSAIMPPGMIMTPDTPADAMKDMSAVDPRLFRFRAAVTQQGDQTLEPAVQGGVKRFNLTVSAGQWSILKDKTVGSYAINGQVPGPRLELEQGDQVEIVVKNDLPESTTLHWHGLILDNEMDGPAHITQKPIEPGGSYTYRFTAVQAGTYFYHSHDKVDRQQGLGVYGALIIRPTSDPVKIARVRGLILPDDDATAIESPAANRADLEYVIQLQEWLSRDGLTYPAMNMEGGLPNYFTINGKAYPDTQTIRMRVGQTVKVRFIGSNNNFVHPMHIHGGPFNVVARDGETLPAAQQFLADTVNVGPGQRYDVIWRARKPGTWLIHCHIPHHTTNNNTEQDGGGGLMMKIVVEG; from the coding sequence ATGCTGACTTTCATTCAACCGATTGACCCGTTCGTGCTGGGCTGGTTGGCGCTATGCATCCTCTCGGCGTTGTACGTCGCTTACGATCAGTTCAGGAACAACCCGGAACCGACGGTCATGCGCTGGGCTTTCATTCTGACCACGCTTTACATGGGGCCAATCGGTCTGCTGCTGTACGTCATGGCCGACAAGGAACCCAAACCCGGCACGCACGAGCAGTTCACCCGGCCCCTCTGGAAGCAGGGCGTGGGCAGCACCATGCACTGCGTGGCCGGGGACGCCACCGGGATTATCCTCTCGGCGCTGATCGTGATTTCACTGGGCCTGCCGATGAAGTGGGATTTGGTGGTGGAGTATCTGGCGGGCTTCATGGTGGGCCTGTTCGTGTTTCAGGCGCTGTTCATGAAAAGTTCGATGGGCGGCAGCTACTGGGAAAATGTAAAACGTTCCTTCCTGCCCGAACTGATTTCGATGAATTTCATGATGGCTGGAATGGCCCCCGTGATGGTCTTTCTGATGATGGGGCGGGATATGCGGGCCATGCAGCCCACTGAGCCGCTCTTCTGGGCCGTGATGAGCCTGGGTGTGATCGCCGGGTTCGCGCTGGCCTACCCGGTGAATGTCTGGATGGTCTCGCGCAACATGAAACACGGCCTGATGACCGAGCGCCCCTCAGGAAGTCGTTTTGATGTCCCAAGTCAACCTCTGGAACCGCAGAACGTAAACCACCTGAACCGTTCGCAGGGCAAAGTAGTGCAAGCACCCCAGGGACACGAAGCGGCGGGTTCAGCGTCCCATGCGGGTCACCACCTGCCTGAGCAGGATCATGCCCAGATGAACCATGCAGAGCACGCCGCACACGTTCAGGTTACTCAGGCGCACGCCCACATGGGACATGGCACACCGCCTCAGCAGGCGGCTGCCAGCAGTCCCGATCACGCCGCGATGGGCCACGAAAGTCACCAGATGCAACCTAATGTCACTCGCCCTCAACTGCTGTCGGTGGGCCTCATCAGTGGATTGCTCCTGCTCCTCGGCATGACCTGGCCTGCCACCAAGGTGAACGTCAATATTGCCGCGCACGAGGTCGGGAGTGCCATCATGCCGCCTGGCATGATCATGACCCCCGATACGCCAGCGGACGCCATGAAGGACATGTCTGCGGTAGACCCGCGCCTCTTCCGCTTCCGTGCAGCCGTGACCCAGCAGGGCGACCAGACCCTTGAACCCGCCGTTCAGGGCGGCGTGAAAAGGTTTAACCTGACCGTCAGCGCCGGGCAGTGGAGCATCCTGAAGGACAAGACAGTGGGCAGTTACGCCATCAACGGTCAGGTGCCGGGGCCGCGCCTGGAACTGGAACAGGGCGATCAGGTGGAGATCGTGGTCAAGAACGATCTGCCAGAAAGCACCACCCTGCACTGGCATGGCCTGATCCTCGACAACGAGATGGACGGCCCCGCCCACATCACGCAGAAACCTATTGAACCGGGGGGAAGTTACACTTACCGCTTTACTGCCGTGCAGGCCGGAACTTACTTCTACCACTCTCACGACAAAGTGGATCGTCAGCAGGGGCTGGGCGTGTACGGCGCACTGATCATCCGCCCGACCAGCGACCCGGTGAAAATCGCCCGTGTGCGCGGCCTGATCCTGCCTGATGACGACGCCACCGCCATCGAGTCGCCAGCAGCCAACCGCGCTGATCTGGAGTACGTCATTCAGCTTCAGGAGTGGTTGAGCCGCGACGGGCTGACCTACCCGGCCATGAACATGGAAGGTGGGCTGCCCAACTACTTCACCATCAACGGCAAGGCGTACCCCGACACCCAGACCATCCGCATGCGCGTTGGACAGACCGTCAAGGTGCGTTTCATCGGCTCGAACAACAACTTCGTTCACCCCATGCACATTCACGGCGGCCCCTTCAACGTGGTGGCCCGCGACGGCGAAACCCTGCCCGCCGCGCAGCAATTCCTGGCCGATACCGTGAACGTCGGCCCTGGACAACGTTACGACGTGATCTGGCGAGCCAGAAAACCCGGCACCTGGCTGATTCACTGCCACATTCCACACCACACCACCAACAACAACACCGAGCAGGACGGGGGCGGCGGACTGATGATGAAAATCGTTGTGGAAGGCTGA
- a CDS encoding heavy metal translocating P-type ATPase: MSTTIELGVQGMTCASCVGRVERGLSKVPGVEAASVNLATERATVTYDPTVTTPQVLMDKVKEVGYEPLVSHLELGVQGMTCASCVGRVERALKKVDGVLDASVNLATERASVSFLPGVSTGQLKAAIREAGYEVLEEQAGLSREEQEREVRAQEVNHLRRQVQFSALFAIPLMIIAMAPMLIPAVEDWLMTTFGHSVMGTLNWVMLALAIPIQFGPGRRFYRLGWKSLKSKSPDMNALVMIGTTAAFLYSLVATVAPGIFPEGTAHVYYEASGVVITLILLGKYFEAIAKGRSSEAMKKLLSLQAKTARVVRNGQELELPTDEVLVGDVILVRPGEKIPVDGEVISGNSFVDESMITGEPIPVNKQSGAGVVGGTINQNGALSFKATKIGADTALAQIIKLVETAQGSKPPIQGLADRVVAVFVPVVLGIAALTFLLWMIFGGQTALSFALVTTVAVLIIACPCAMGLATPTSIMVGTGKAAELGVLFKGGSALEGLQDVRVVAVDKTGTLTKGRPELTDLETAPGFNRHAVLKLVAAAEEQSEHPIARAIVDAAKREGVALVKPESFEAVPGYGLEAQVDGQRVQVGADRYMTKLGLDVNAFAPQAQQLGDEGKSPLYAAIDGQLAAIIAVADPIKEGSQEAVNALHRLGLKVAMITGDNGRTANAIARQLGIDEVLAEVLPSGKSEAVQALQAKGHKVAFVGDGINDAPALAQADVGLAIGTGTDVAVETADVILMSGDLRGVPNAFALSRATLKNIKFNLFWAFAYNALLIPVAAGLLYPAFGWLLSPVLAAAAMGFSSVFVLSNALRLRGFKPPVSVTPVPQATPAQLQHA, translated from the coding sequence ATGAGTACAACCATTGAACTCGGTGTGCAGGGCATGACCTGCGCCAGTTGCGTGGGAAGGGTCGAGCGCGGCCTCTCGAAAGTACCGGGGGTCGAAGCGGCCAGCGTGAATCTCGCCACTGAACGCGCCACTGTTACTTACGACCCGACGGTTACCACCCCGCAGGTACTGATGGACAAGGTGAAAGAAGTCGGGTATGAACCCCTGGTCAGTCACCTGGAACTCGGCGTACAGGGGATGACTTGCGCGAGTTGCGTGGGTCGCGTTGAACGCGCCCTGAAGAAGGTGGACGGTGTGCTGGATGCGAGCGTGAACCTTGCCACCGAACGCGCCAGCGTGTCCTTCCTGCCTGGCGTCAGCACTGGACAACTGAAGGCCGCCATCCGCGAAGCAGGCTACGAGGTATTGGAAGAACAGGCTGGTCTGAGCCGCGAAGAGCAGGAACGTGAAGTGAGAGCGCAAGAAGTCAACCACTTGCGCCGACAGGTTCAGTTCAGTGCGCTGTTCGCCATTCCACTCATGATCATTGCGATGGCCCCGATGCTTATTCCAGCCGTCGAGGACTGGCTGATGACTACCTTCGGCCACAGTGTGATGGGAACGTTGAACTGGGTGATGCTGGCGTTGGCGATCCCCATTCAGTTCGGCCCCGGAAGGCGTTTCTACAGGCTTGGTTGGAAGAGCCTGAAGAGTAAATCCCCGGACATGAATGCCCTGGTCATGATTGGCACGACAGCGGCGTTCCTGTACTCGCTGGTGGCTACCGTCGCCCCCGGCATCTTCCCGGAAGGGACGGCGCACGTATACTACGAGGCGTCGGGCGTCGTCATCACGCTGATCCTGCTGGGTAAATACTTCGAGGCCATCGCCAAGGGCCGCAGCAGTGAAGCCATGAAGAAACTGCTGAGCCTTCAGGCCAAGACCGCCCGCGTGGTGCGAAATGGGCAGGAACTTGAATTGCCCACCGATGAAGTGCTGGTCGGAGACGTAATCTTGGTGCGCCCCGGCGAGAAGATTCCGGTGGACGGCGAAGTCATCAGCGGCAATTCCTTCGTGGATGAGAGCATGATTACGGGCGAACCCATTCCCGTGAATAAGCAGTCCGGGGCGGGTGTGGTCGGTGGCACCATTAACCAGAACGGGGCGCTGTCTTTTAAAGCCACCAAGATCGGCGCTGACACGGCCCTGGCGCAGATCATCAAACTCGTCGAAACGGCCCAGGGAAGCAAACCCCCCATTCAGGGTCTGGCCGATAGGGTCGTCGCGGTCTTCGTTCCGGTGGTGCTGGGCATCGCGGCCTTAACGTTCCTGCTGTGGATGATTTTCGGCGGTCAGACCGCCCTGAGTTTCGCGCTCGTCACGACGGTGGCGGTGCTGATCATTGCCTGCCCGTGCGCAATGGGCCTCGCCACGCCCACCAGCATCATGGTCGGCACAGGCAAAGCTGCTGAACTGGGCGTCCTGTTCAAGGGGGGCAGCGCACTGGAAGGGCTTCAGGATGTTCGCGTGGTCGCCGTGGACAAGACGGGGACGCTCACCAAGGGCCGTCCCGAACTGACAGACCTGGAAACGGCCCCCGGATTCAACCGCCATGCCGTTCTGAAACTGGTGGCGGCGGCTGAAGAGCAGAGCGAGCACCCCATCGCACGGGCCATCGTGGACGCCGCCAAGCGCGAAGGCGTGGCACTGGTGAAACCCGAGAGTTTTGAAGCCGTGCCTGGATACGGTCTGGAAGCCCAGGTGGACGGTCAGCGCGTACAGGTGGGTGCAGACCGCTACATGACGAAACTTGGGCTGGACGTGAACGCCTTCGCCCCGCAAGCACAGCAACTCGGTGATGAAGGCAAAAGCCCACTGTACGCCGCCATCGACGGGCAACTCGCGGCCATCATCGCGGTGGCTGACCCCATCAAGGAAGGCAGTCAGGAAGCCGTGAACGCCCTGCACCGCCTGGGCCTGAAAGTAGCGATGATTACGGGCGACAACGGGCGCACGGCCAACGCCATTGCTCGTCAGCTCGGGATCGACGAGGTGCTGGCAGAAGTGTTGCCCAGTGGTAAGAGTGAAGCTGTGCAGGCGCTTCAGGCCAAAGGCCACAAGGTCGCCTTCGTCGGAGACGGCATCAACGATGCCCCGGCGCTCGCGCAGGCCGATGTGGGCTTGGCGATTGGCACCGGAACGGACGTGGCCGTAGAGACCGCCGACGTGATTCTGATGAGTGGTGACCTGCGCGGTGTACCAAACGCTTTCGCGCTCAGCCGGGCCACCCTGAAGAACATCAAGTTCAACCTGTTCTGGGCCTTCGCTTACAACGCCCTGCTGATCCCCGTCGCCGCTGGTCTGCTGTACCCCGCTTTCGGCTGGCTGCTCAGTCCCGTCCTTGCCGCTGCCGCTATGGGCTTCTCCAGCGTCTTCGTCCTGAGTAATGCCCTGAGACTGCGCGGCTTCAAGCCCCCCGTTTCGGTCACCCCTGTCCCGCAAGCCACGCCAGCCCAACTGCAACACGCTTGA
- a CDS encoding CopZ family metallochaperone yields the protein MTKTELNITGMTCDHCKLGVTNALKSVPGVTDAQVDLKSGKAVVEGEVEAQQLLNAVAEEGYSAQVANQ from the coding sequence ATGACCAAGACTGAATTGAACATCACCGGTATGACCTGCGATCACTGCAAGCTGGGCGTCACCAACGCGCTTAAGAGCGTTCCAGGCGTCACCGACGCCCAGGTAGACTTGAAGAGCGGTAAAGCCGTTGTAGAAGGCGAAGTCGAAGCCCAACAACTGCTCAACGCCGTCGCGGAAGAAGGCTACAGCGCACAGGTAGCAAACCAGTAA
- a CDS encoding metal-sensitive transcriptional regulator has protein sequence MAKETTAAPPDSTPHQGEHCHTGNQLCMPEDSRKRAARRLAIARGHLESIRLSLEKDDVYCVDVLRQIKAVQGALDGAATVILRGHLEAHVATAATRGDEKERVDELMEVLKYV, from the coding sequence ATGGCAAAGGAGACGACGGCTGCCCCACCAGATTCGACCCCCCACCAGGGGGAGCACTGTCACACCGGAAATCAATTGTGCATGCCGGAGGACAGCCGCAAACGCGCTGCGCGTCGTCTCGCCATTGCCCGAGGACACCTGGAAAGCATTCGTCTCTCCCTGGAAAAAGATGACGTGTACTGCGTGGATGTCCTCCGGCAGATCAAAGCGGTACAGGGCGCACTGGACGGTGCAGCGACTGTGATTCTGCGCGGACATCTGGAAGCGCACGTTGCCACCGCTGCAACCCGTGGAGACGAGAAAGAACGAGTCGATGAACTGATGGAAGTTCTGAAATACGTCTGA
- a CDS encoding glutaredoxin family protein — MPKVILYATPTCPDCHALRLWFNRKGIEFEERNLTIPAVADEAKARYGVRVAPITVVGEQFFYGTFEQQRPELEPLFA; from the coding sequence ATGCCGAAAGTTATTCTTTACGCCACGCCCACCTGCCCAGACTGCCACGCATTACGCCTATGGTTTAACCGAAAAGGGATTGAGTTCGAGGAACGAAACCTCACCATTCCTGCTGTGGCAGACGAAGCCAAGGCCCGTTACGGCGTGCGCGTCGCACCAATTACTGTCGTAGGAGAGCAGTTCTTCTACGGCACTTTCGAGCAGCAGCGGCCCGAGTTGGAGCCACTCTTCGCCTGA
- a CDS encoding DUF305 domain-containing protein gives MVKPKKTILLTATAVLLAFPLAQAQGMNHSSMHMSDMSSMDLSGMKKLQGKAFDRAFMSAMIPHHQAAVDMAKVVLPVSKDATVKTWANAVIKDQNREINQMSAWLKANGGTDANMAKMMSGSMQGMASMVKSSKTPDVAFVQGMIPHHASAVDMANLALQQGSDQTVLKLARDIVKAQAQEMYDYRQWLKKRGL, from the coding sequence GTGGTGAAACCAAAAAAGACCATCCTCCTTACCGCAACTGCCGTTCTGCTCGCGTTTCCGCTGGCACAAGCTCAGGGCATGAATCATAGCAGCATGCACATGTCCGACATGTCGTCAATGGATCTCAGCGGCATGAAAAAACTCCAGGGCAAGGCTTTTGACCGCGCATTCATGAGCGCCATGATTCCGCACCACCAGGCTGCTGTGGACATGGCAAAGGTCGTTCTACCTGTCTCCAAAGACGCCACGGTAAAAACCTGGGCCAATGCCGTAATCAAGGATCAGAACCGCGAAATCAACCAGATGAGCGCCTGGCTGAAAGCCAACGGCGGCACCGACGCTAACATGGCGAAAATGATGTCAGGCAGCATGCAGGGCATGGCGAGCATGGTGAAGTCCTCGAAAACACCCGATGTGGCTTTCGTGCAGGGCATGATCCCGCACCACGCCTCAGCGGTGGACATGGCGAACCTGGCCTTGCAGCAGGGCAGTGACCAGACGGTGCTGAAGCTGGCCCGTGACATCGTTAAGGCCCAGGCGCAGGAGATGTACGATTACCGCCAGTGGCTGAAGAAACGCGGCCTGTAA
- a CDS encoding TlpA family protein disulfide reductase, with protein MTETNLNQKAKPRLSAARFLPPLLAALLVALLAYGLMRPSPDARLGSVLLDKPAPEFSLTSLDEETVSLASMKGKPVVVNFWASWCVPCRQEAPLLRELDSRTGNDMVLLGILFQDTDKAARNFIQEFNLKYPTLRDPKLATAIDYGVAGVPETFFIDAQGIIRHVDKGGLTRERLNEGLKKVGVPEL; from the coding sequence ATGACCGAAACGAACCTCAATCAGAAGGCGAAGCCCCGCCTGAGTGCTGCGCGGTTCCTGCCACCACTGCTGGCCGCGCTGTTGGTGGCCCTGCTGGCCTACGGCCTGATGAGACCTTCGCCAGATGCCCGTCTGGGAAGCGTGCTGCTGGACAAACCAGCCCCGGAATTCAGCCTGACCTCCCTGGACGAAGAAACCGTGTCGCTTGCCAGCATGAAAGGCAAACCCGTCGTCGTGAATTTCTGGGCGTCCTGGTGTGTTCCCTGCCGTCAGGAAGCCCCGCTGCTGCGCGAATTGGATAGCCGGACAGGGAATGACATGGTGCTGCTGGGCATCCTCTTTCAGGACACGGACAAAGCGGCCCGCAACTTCATTCAGGAGTTCAACCTGAAGTACCCGACGTTGCGTGACCCGAAACTCGCCACGGCCATCGACTACGGCGTGGCTGGCGTGCCGGAGACTTTCTTTATCGATGCCCAGGGCATCATCAGGCACGTCGATAAGGGTGGGCTGACCCGCGAGCGGCTGAATGAAGGACTGAAGAAAGTCGGCGTGCCTGAGCTTTAG
- a CDS encoding peptidase C39 family protein, producing MLRLLLPVALLAFSTAAAAPYAQQTSFGQPTTLLKSVQTSVPHTWQALPVPQPGPTTSPEVNVAPFNELVPSWNVLGGENRPFTLEVRVRQPDGQWSRYFSFGSWQAATGRRSAPRRPAAGGWVDTDTLKLPYRASAFQFRYQAAANQQMKLLSFNTSDTSLRFQQAGGRPLPLERLLNVPSYSQMIYPGGGEVWCSPTSVSMLLAYWGLRPRVPEVAQATYDQTYDGFGNWPFNTAYAATQGFQAFVTRLGSLRDAEAYLQRSIPLAVTIRFKAGELPGAPLSWSNGHVLVLTGTDSAGNVYVNDPAAPNIASVKRTYPRAVFERLWQAHAGGLAYVIVPENPGGKP from the coding sequence ATGCTCAGACTTCTGCTCCCTGTGGCCCTGCTGGCTTTCAGTACCGCCGCCGCCGCGCCTTATGCCCAGCAAACGTCCTTCGGGCAACCCACGACCCTGCTGAAAAGCGTGCAGACCAGCGTGCCGCATACCTGGCAAGCGCTTCCTGTCCCTCAGCCGGGGCCAACCACGTCGCCAGAGGTCAACGTTGCGCCCTTCAATGAACTGGTGCCGAGCTGGAATGTCCTGGGTGGGGAGAACCGCCCCTTTACACTGGAAGTTCGGGTGCGCCAGCCGGACGGGCAGTGGAGCCGTTACTTCAGTTTCGGTTCCTGGCAGGCGGCCACGGGTCGCCGCAGTGCGCCGCGCCGCCCGGCGGCAGGCGGCTGGGTGGACACCGACACCTTGAAACTCCCTTACCGGGCCAGCGCCTTTCAATTCCGCTATCAGGCGGCAGCGAACCAGCAGATGAAACTGCTGTCCTTCAACACTTCGGATACGTCGCTGCGCTTCCAGCAGGCGGGAGGCAGGCCGCTCCCACTGGAGAGGTTGCTCAATGTTCCCAGCTACTCCCAGATGATCTACCCAGGTGGGGGCGAGGTGTGGTGCAGCCCCACTTCCGTCAGCATGCTGCTGGCTTACTGGGGGCTGCGCCCCAGGGTGCCCGAGGTCGCGCAGGCCACCTACGACCAGACCTATGACGGCTTTGGAAACTGGCCCTTCAACACGGCTTACGCAGCTACTCAGGGGTTTCAGGCGTTCGTCACTCGTCTGGGAAGCCTGCGGGACGCCGAAGCGTATCTGCAACGCAGCATTCCGCTGGCGGTGACGATCCGCTTCAAGGCTGGTGAACTGCCCGGTGCGCCGCTGAGCTGGTCGAACGGACACGTGCTGGTGCTGACCGGAACCGACAGCGCCGGGAACGTGTACGTGAATGATCCCGCCGCGCCGAACATAGCCAGCGTGAAACGCACGTATCCCCGTGCAGTCTTCGAGCGCCTGTGGCAGGCCCACGCGGGCGGCCTCGCTTACGTCATCGTGCCGGAGAACCCAGGAGGGAAACCATGA
- a CDS encoding multicopper oxidase family protein, with protein sequence MKTRFGVLTILLASNVVAQDTMPGMNMGTPTAPSIHDQHHPAASPNISSLPETPISTVTRMGNLVMPPGMIMTPDQSMEAMQDMAAVDLSKVTYTAPANARGDQTLQPKIVNGVKVFNLETSLINWNILPGVQVAAYAVNKQVPGPRLRITQGDRVRFVVKNNLPDPTSIHWHGLSVPNKMDGSADVTQKPIPPGGSFTYEFTVNQAGTFFYHSHEAVDRQQGLGLYGALIVDPKKPDPTLKADKEYTLQLQEWKVAQGYTFPAMPMEGLFPNLFTINGKAYPSTETIRMKVGQTVRLRFIGSNNNFIHPMHIHGGPFTVAAIDGETLSQAARYKADTINVGPGQRYDVLWKATQKGTWLIHCHIPHHITNNNEEVAGGGGLTMAIVVE encoded by the coding sequence ATGAAAACCAGATTTGGTGTGTTGACCATCCTTCTCGCCTCTAACGTGGTTGCCCAGGACACCATGCCCGGCATGAACATGGGAACGCCCACTGCGCCCAGCATTCATGACCAACACCACCCGGCAGCCAGCCCCAATATCAGCAGTTTGCCGGAGACACCCATCAGTACAGTTACCCGCATGGGCAACCTGGTGATGCCGCCCGGCATGATCATGACCCCCGATCAGAGCATGGAAGCCATGCAGGACATGGCGGCGGTTGACCTCAGCAAGGTCACGTACACTGCCCCAGCCAATGCCAGAGGCGATCAGACCCTGCAACCCAAAATCGTGAATGGGGTGAAGGTCTTCAACCTCGAAACCTCGCTGATCAACTGGAACATCCTGCCGGGCGTGCAGGTGGCGGCCTACGCCGTCAATAAGCAGGTGCCGGGGCCGCGCCTTCGCATCACCCAGGGGGACCGGGTGCGCTTCGTTGTGAAGAACAACCTGCCTGACCCCACCAGCATTCACTGGCACGGCCTGAGTGTCCCGAACAAGATGGACGGCTCAGCCGACGTGACCCAGAAGCCCATTCCCCCCGGTGGTTCATTCACCTACGAGTTCACCGTGAACCAGGCGGGCACGTTCTTCTACCACTCGCACGAGGCCGTGGATCGGCAGCAGGGGCTGGGACTGTACGGCGCACTGATCGTCGATCCGAAGAAACCCGACCCGACCCTGAAAGCTGACAAGGAGTACACCCTGCAACTTCAGGAATGGAAAGTGGCTCAGGGCTACACCTTCCCGGCCATGCCGATGGAAGGACTCTTCCCGAACCTCTTTACCATCAACGGTAAGGCGTACCCGTCCACCGAAACCATCAGGATGAAAGTCGGACAGACGGTGCGGCTGCGCTTCATCGGATCGAACAACAACTTCATCCACCCCATGCACATTCACGGCGGGCCGTTCACGGTGGCCGCCATCGACGGAGAAACCCTTTCCCAGGCGGCGCGTTACAAGGCGGACACCATCAATGTCGGCCCTGGGCAGCGTTACGACGTGCTCTGGAAGGCCACCCAGAAGGGAACCTGGCTAATCCACTGCCACATTCCCCACCACATCACCAACAACAATGAAGAAGTCGCGGGAGGTGGTGGCCTGACGATGGCGATTGTCGTGGAATAA
- a CDS encoding transposase family protein: protein MTRKQFKRRTGVYPETFTAMEAALQAWELDKNRSGRPPARTLSEQLLLTLEFWREYRTLSHLAEDWDIHESTAQRTIERVENALIASGQFALPGKKALLETTTAWTAMLVDVAEVPCERPKKSNAPTTAGKRSVIR from the coding sequence ATGACCCGAAAACAGTTCAAGCGCCGTACAGGGGTCTATCCAGAGACGTTTACTGCAATGGAGGCGGCCCTCCAAGCCTGGGAGTTAGATAAAAATCGTTCTGGACGACCACCAGCACGGACATTGAGCGAGCAACTCCTGCTCACACTTGAATTCTGGCGTGAGTATCGCACTCTCTCCCACCTGGCGGAGGATTGGGATATTCACGAAAGCACTGCACAACGGACGATCGAGCGCGTTGAAAACGCGCTTATTGCCAGCGGCCAGTTCGCCCTCCCCGGCAAAAAAGCCTTACTTGAAACAACGACAGCATGGACAGCCATGCTGGTGGATGTGGCTGAAGTGCCTTGTGAACGCCCAAAAAAAAGCAACGCGCCTACTACAGCGGGAAAAAGAAGCGTCATACGCTGA
- a CDS encoding transposase family protein, with the protein MQLLIHATTHMIMCVTSGKGATHDLTLLRGSEVRVHPEVALIGDAGYQGIWRLHRYSLTPHKASKHHPLTSDERLENRAIASIRQPVEHVIRRLKIFRVLKEVYRHRRRRFGLRLSLIAGLLNHMIQAKP; encoded by the coding sequence ATGCAACTTCTGATTCACGCGACGACGCACATGATTATGTGCGTCACCAGTGGAAAAGGAGCGACGCATGACCTCACACTCCTACGCGGCTCCGAGGTCAGGGTTCATCCAGAAGTAGCCTTGATTGGAGACGCCGGATATCAAGGTATCTGGCGTCTCCACCGCTATTCACTCACACCCCATAAAGCCAGCAAGCATCATCCCCTGACGAGCGACGAACGCCTTGAAAACCGTGCCATTGCTTCTATCCGACAGCCCGTTGAGCATGTCATTCGAAGGTTAAAGATTTTTCGCGTACTTAAAGAGGTGTATCGCCATCGGAGACGACGTTTTGGTCTACGACTTTCGCTTATTGCGGGTCTACTGAACCACATGATTCAAGCCAAGCCATGA
- a CDS encoding IS4 family transposase: protein MIAARSVNHHDLSAHMPGMSTPQGKKRRADRTFRDEQLDMGFFIALLVAHLPPGKVLLSLDRTNWEHGETPINFLVLGAVVHGFTLPLIWVPLDESGNSHTYARMWLVLKLLRALPAKRWLGLVADREFIGAEWFRFLRRQGIKRAIRIRQTDMLDDMNGKEWFENVQHGHFHEIGEKVFVFGELMRVVATRSPTGDLVIIATDFNARKTWKLYKQRWSIECTFSSFKTRGFDLERTGITEKSRLQRLFGLVTLAWMFCLQLGVWLGQTHPIPVLKHGRRAVSLVRHGAQHLVDALRWKPERCRAFLELLTRPFCPPGAAGDEVVTY, encoded by the coding sequence ATGATTGCCGCGAGGAGCGTCAATCATCACGACCTGAGTGCCCATATGCCGGGGATGAGTACCCCACAGGGCAAGAAGAGACGAGCAGACCGCACCTTCCGGGATGAGCAACTGGACATGGGCTTTTTCATCGCCCTGCTCGTCGCCCACCTGCCACCAGGAAAGGTTTTGCTGAGTCTGGACCGCACCAACTGGGAACACGGGGAAACGCCCATCAACTTTCTGGTGCTTGGAGCCGTGGTTCACGGCTTCACCCTGCCGCTCATCTGGGTGCCTCTCGACGAGTCTGGGAACAGTCACACCTACGCCCGGATGTGGCTGGTGTTGAAGCTCCTTCGGGCCTTGCCAGCGAAACGCTGGCTGGGTCTGGTGGCCGATCGGGAGTTCATCGGCGCGGAATGGTTCCGCTTTCTTCGTCGTCAGGGCATCAAGAGGGCAATTCGTATCCGACAGACCGACATGCTGGACGACATGAATGGGAAAGAATGGTTTGAGAACGTCCAGCACGGTCATTTTCACGAGATTGGCGAAAAGGTGTTCGTGTTCGGGGAGTTGATGCGGGTGGTGGCGACGAGGTCACCCACAGGTGACCTCGTCATCATCGCTACCGATTTCAATGCTCGGAAGACCTGGAAGCTTTACAAGCAGCGCTGGTCAATTGAGTGCACCTTCAGCAGCTTCAAAACGCGAGGCTTCGACCTGGAGCGAACGGGGATTACAGAAAAAAGCCGTCTACAACGGCTCTTTGGTCTGGTGACGCTGGCCTGGATGTTCTGTTTGCAGCTGGGGGTCTGGCTCGGCCAGACCCATCCCATTCCCGTCCTGAAACATGGTCGCAGAGCGGTCAGCCTGGTGCGTCACGGTGCTCAGCATCTCGTGGATGCCCTGCGTTGGAAACCCGAACGATGCAGGGCTTTCCTGGAACTGCTCACCCGTCCTTTCTGCCCGCCAGGCGCGGCTGGAGACGAAGTTGTCACCTACTGA